A part of Streptomyces sp. NBC_01235 genomic DNA contains:
- a CDS encoding DEAD/DEAH box helicase produces MIVLLSVRPGTLESTMTEDLSPAERYAAARKRAVEQATALASFREMYDFGLDPFQIEACQALEAGKGVLVAAPTGSGKTIVGEFAVHLALQQGKKCFYTTPIKALSNQKYSDLCRRYGSDRVGLLTGDNSVNSDAPVVVMTTEVLRNMLYAGSQTLLGLGYVVMDEVHYLSDRFRGAVWEEVIIHLPESVTLVSLSATVSNAEEFGDWLDTVRGDTEVIVSEHRPVPLFQHVLAGRRMYDLFEEGEGHRRAVNPDLTRLARMEASKPSYQDRRRGRNMREADRERERRQRSRVWTPGRPEVIERLDAEGLLPAITFIFSRAACEAAVQQCLYAGLRLNDEDARAEVRALVEERTAAIPHEDLHVLGYYEWLEGLERGIAAHHAGMLPTFKEVVEELFVRGLVKAVFATETLALGINMPARSVVLEKLVKWNGEQHADITPGEYTQLTGRAGRRGIDVEGHAVVLWQRAMNPDHLAGLAGTRTYPLRSSFKPSYNMAVNLVEQFGRHRSRELLETSFAQFQADRSVVGISRQVQRNEEGLEGYKASMTCHLGDFEEYARLRRDLKDRETELAKQGAAQRRAEAAVALEKLKPGDVIHVPTGKYAGLALVLDPGLPAGRANGHRGFDHHDGPRPLVLTAERQVKRLASMDFPVPVEALERMRIPKTFNPRSPQSRRDLASALRTKAGHIPPERARKQRSQAADDREIARLRTALRAHPCHGCADREDHARWAERYHRLLRDTSQLERRIEGRTNTIARTFDRIVALLTELDYLRGNEVTENGKRLARLYGELDLLASECLRAGVWEGLAPAELAACVSALVYEARVGDDAMAPKLPSGKAKAALGEMVRIWGRLDALEEDFRISQTEGVGQREPDLGFAWSAYMWASGKGLDEVLREAEMPAGDFVRWCKQVIDVLGQISAASAAEGSTVAKAARKAVDQLLRGVVAYSSVG; encoded by the coding sequence ATGATCGTCCTGTTGTCAGTGCGGCCCGGTACGCTCGAAAGCACGATGACAGAGGATCTCTCACCGGCCGAGCGGTACGCGGCAGCACGTAAGCGTGCTGTCGAGCAGGCCACCGCGCTCGCGTCCTTCCGCGAGATGTACGACTTCGGTCTCGACCCCTTCCAGATCGAGGCCTGCCAGGCACTCGAGGCGGGCAAGGGCGTCCTGGTGGCCGCCCCCACCGGCTCGGGCAAGACGATCGTGGGCGAGTTCGCCGTCCACCTCGCCCTCCAGCAGGGCAAGAAGTGCTTCTACACGACACCCATCAAGGCGCTGTCGAACCAGAAGTACTCCGACCTGTGCCGTCGATACGGCAGCGACAGGGTCGGCCTGCTCACCGGCGACAACAGTGTCAACTCCGACGCCCCGGTGGTCGTGATGACCACCGAGGTGCTGCGGAACATGCTGTACGCCGGTTCGCAGACCCTCCTCGGCCTGGGGTACGTGGTGATGGACGAGGTGCACTACCTCTCCGACCGCTTCCGGGGCGCCGTGTGGGAAGAGGTGATCATCCACCTTCCCGAGTCGGTCACCCTGGTCAGCCTCTCCGCGACCGTGTCCAACGCCGAGGAGTTCGGCGACTGGCTGGACACCGTGCGCGGCGACACCGAGGTGATCGTCTCCGAGCACCGGCCCGTGCCGCTGTTCCAGCACGTGCTCGCCGGGCGGCGGATGTACGACCTGTTCGAGGAGGGCGAGGGCCACCGCAGGGCCGTCAACCCCGACCTCACGCGCCTGGCCCGCATGGAGGCGAGCAAACCCTCGTACCAGGACCGCAGACGCGGCCGCAACATGCGCGAGGCCGACCGTGAGCGGGAGCGCAGGCAGCGCTCGCGGGTGTGGACGCCGGGCCGGCCGGAGGTCATCGAACGGCTCGACGCCGAGGGGCTGTTGCCCGCCATCACCTTCATCTTCAGCCGCGCCGCCTGTGAGGCCGCCGTCCAGCAGTGCCTGTACGCCGGACTACGGCTGAACGACGAGGACGCGCGCGCGGAGGTCCGGGCCCTCGTCGAGGAGCGCACGGCCGCGATCCCGCACGAGGACCTGCACGTTCTCGGCTACTACGAGTGGCTGGAGGGCCTGGAGCGCGGAATCGCCGCCCATCACGCGGGCATGCTGCCGACGTTCAAGGAAGTCGTCGAGGAGCTGTTCGTGCGCGGCCTGGTCAAGGCCGTGTTCGCCACCGAGACGCTGGCGCTGGGCATCAACATGCCCGCGCGGTCCGTGGTCCTGGAGAAGCTCGTCAAGTGGAACGGCGAGCAGCACGCCGACATCACTCCCGGCGAGTACACCCAGCTCACCGGGCGTGCGGGCCGGCGTGGCATCGACGTCGAGGGGCACGCCGTCGTCCTGTGGCAGCGCGCCATGAACCCCGACCACCTCGCCGGGCTGGCGGGCACGCGCACCTACCCGCTGCGCTCCAGCTTCAAGCCGTCGTACAACATGGCGGTCAACCTGGTCGAGCAGTTCGGGCGGCACCGCTCGCGCGAACTCCTGGAGACGTCGTTCGCGCAGTTCCAGGCCGACCGGTCGGTGGTCGGCATCTCCCGGCAGGTGCAGCGCAACGAGGAGGGGCTCGAGGGCTACAAGGCCTCCATGACCTGCCACCTCGGTGACTTCGAGGAGTACGCGCGGCTGCGCCGCGACCTCAAGGACCGCGAGACCGAACTGGCCAAGCAGGGCGCGGCCCAGCGGCGCGCCGAGGCCGCCGTGGCACTGGAGAAGCTCAAGCCGGGAGACGTCATCCACGTGCCCACCGGCAAGTACGCCGGGCTGGCGCTGGTGCTCGACCCTGGCCTGCCCGCCGGGCGCGCCAACGGCCACCGCGGCTTCGACCACCACGACGGGCCGCGTCCGCTGGTCCTCACCGCCGAGCGGCAGGTCAAGCGGCTGGCCTCGATGGACTTCCCGGTGCCGGTCGAGGCACTGGAGCGGATGCGGATCCCGAAGACGTTCAACCCGCGCTCGCCGCAGTCCCGCCGCGACCTCGCCTCCGCGCTGCGCACCAAGGCGGGGCACATCCCGCCGGAGCGGGCCCGCAAGCAGCGCTCCCAGGCAGCCGACGACCGTGAGATCGCCCGGCTGCGCACCGCGCTCCGCGCGCACCCCTGCCACGGCTGCGCCGACCGCGAGGACCACGCCCGCTGGGCCGAGCGCTACCACCGGCTGCTGCGCGACACCTCGCAGCTGGAGCGCCGTATCGAGGGCCGCACCAACACGATCGCCCGTACGTTCGACCGGATCGTGGCGCTGCTGACCGAGCTGGACTATCTGCGCGGCAACGAGGTCACCGAGAACGGCAAGCGGCTCGCCCGTCTCTACGGCGAGCTCGACCTGCTGGCGAGCGAATGCCTGCGCGCCGGCGTGTGGGAGGGGCTGGCCCCCGCCGAGCTCGCCGCCTGTGTCTCGGCGCTGGTCTACGAGGCGCGGGTCGGCGACGACGCGATGGCGCCGAAGCTGCCCTCGGGCAAGGCGAAGGCCGCGCTCGGCGAGATGGTACGGATCTGGGGCCGGCTGGACGCGCTGGAGGAGGACTTCCGGATCAGCCAGACGGAGGGCGTGGGACAGCGGGAGCCCGATCTCGGGTTCGCGTGGTCCGCGTACATGTGGGCCTCGGGGAAGGGGCTCGACGAGGTGCTGCGGGAGGCGGAGATGCCTGCGGGTGACTTCGTGCGGTGGTGCAAGCAGGTCATCGACGTGCTGGGGCAGATTTCCGCGGCCTCCGCCGCGGAGGGGTCGACCGTGGCGAAGGCCGCGCGTAAGGCGGTTGATCAGCTGCTGCGGGGGGTTGTGGCCTACTCGTCGGTGGGGTGA
- a CDS encoding diacylglycerol kinase: protein MTSEITLFVNPAAGRGRGARAARPAASALRSAGYAVRTVVGENAADALARARAAVADGTGALIAVGGDGVAHLALQAVAGTRTPLGLVAAGTGNDLARALGLPVRDPGAAGHLIADALKGARIRDVDLGRVGDRWFGTVLASGFDSRVNDRGNRMRWPTGRARYDLAMLAELAAFRPFPYRSTLDDGAVREVEATLVAVGNGPSYGGGMRICPGADLTDGLFDVTVVGDCDRTTLLRVFPKVYRGTHVGHPQVTVHRTVKVELAADGVSGYADGERFGALPLTARCVPRAVRVIGP, encoded by the coding sequence GTGACCAGCGAGATCACCCTCTTCGTCAACCCCGCGGCGGGCCGCGGCCGGGGCGCTCGAGCAGCGCGGCCGGCCGCTTCCGCGTTGCGGTCGGCCGGCTACGCGGTGCGCACGGTCGTCGGCGAGAACGCCGCGGACGCCCTTGCACGCGCGCGTGCCGCCGTCGCCGACGGCACCGGCGCCCTGATCGCCGTCGGCGGCGACGGGGTGGCCCACCTCGCCCTCCAGGCCGTCGCCGGTACCCGCACCCCGCTCGGCCTGGTCGCCGCCGGCACCGGCAACGACCTCGCCCGGGCGCTCGGTCTGCCCGTGCGCGACCCGGGCGCCGCCGGACACCTGATCGCCGACGCCCTCAAGGGCGCCCGGATCCGGGACGTCGATCTCGGCCGGGTCGGGGACCGCTGGTTCGGCACCGTGCTCGCCTCCGGCTTCGACTCCCGCGTCAACGACCGGGGCAACCGCATGCGATGGCCCACCGGACGCGCCCGGTACGACCTCGCGATGCTCGCCGAACTGGCCGCCTTCCGCCCCTTCCCGTACCGGAGCACGCTCGACGACGGAGCCGTGCGGGAGGTCGAGGCCACACTCGTGGCCGTCGGCAACGGCCCCTCCTACGGTGGCGGTATGAGGATCTGCCCCGGCGCCGACCTCACCGACGGACTGTTCGACGTCACGGTGGTCGGCGACTGCGACCGTACGACGTTGCTGCGGGTGTTCCCCAAGGTGTACCGGGGGACGCACGTCGGCCATCCCCAGGTCACCGTGCACCGGACGGTGAAGGTCGAGCTCGCCGCCGACGGCGTCTCGGGGTACGCGGACGGGGAGCGGTTCGGGGCACTGCCGCTCACCGCGCGGTGCGTCCCGCGCGCGGTACGCGTCATCGGCCCCTGA
- the tatC gene encoding twin-arginine translocase subunit TatC, whose translation MLKSARKEEKDPEGRMPLADHLRELRNRLAKAMLAIVVVTVVAAFFYNDIINFLTKPILDSVGCGKTFEEIQGQLKSGDSSNKCASITINGLLAPFTLALQVSLMAGVVFASPVWLYQLWAFIAPGLHNHERRYAYAFVGMGAPLFLGGGYFAYRVLPTTAKVLIDFTPGRVTNLLPLDDLLQLVTRMVVVFGLSFELPLLLVFLNLTGMVTGQRMLGWWRAMIIGITVFAAVATPSTDPISMLALAGPIWILYFGATAFSLLNDRRRRRRDALGPADDEASDLDLTPEDIGEVETVAASRTVPEQSSTDRVNGYDDVT comes from the coding sequence TTGCTGAAGTCTGCCCGCAAAGAGGAGAAGGACCCCGAGGGGCGGATGCCCCTCGCGGATCATCTTCGTGAGCTCCGCAACCGGCTCGCGAAGGCGATGCTGGCCATCGTCGTCGTGACGGTCGTAGCCGCCTTCTTCTACAACGACATCATCAACTTCCTCACCAAGCCGATCCTCGACTCGGTCGGCTGCGGGAAGACTTTCGAGGAGATCCAGGGCCAGCTCAAGTCCGGCGACTCCAGCAACAAGTGCGCGAGCATCACGATCAACGGTCTGCTCGCGCCCTTCACACTGGCCCTCCAGGTCTCCCTGATGGCCGGGGTCGTCTTCGCCTCGCCGGTCTGGCTCTACCAGCTGTGGGCCTTCATCGCCCCCGGCCTGCACAATCACGAGCGCAGGTACGCCTACGCGTTCGTCGGCATGGGCGCCCCGCTCTTCCTGGGTGGCGGCTACTTCGCCTACCGGGTGCTGCCGACCACCGCCAAGGTGCTGATCGACTTCACCCCGGGCCGCGTCACCAACCTGCTGCCGCTGGACGACCTGCTCCAGCTCGTCACGCGCATGGTCGTCGTCTTCGGCCTCTCCTTCGAGCTGCCGCTGCTGCTGGTCTTCCTCAATCTCACCGGAATGGTCACCGGCCAGCGCATGCTCGGCTGGTGGCGAGCCATGATCATCGGCATCACGGTGTTCGCCGCCGTGGCCACGCCCAGCACCGACCCCATCTCGATGCTGGCGCTCGCCGGACCGATCTGGATCCTGTACTTCGGTGCGACCGCCTTCTCCCTGCTGAACGACCGACGCAGGCGCCGTCGCGACGCCCTGGGTCCCGCCGACGACGAGGCCTCCGACCTGGACCTCACCCCCGAGGACATCGGCGAGGTCGAGACGGTCGCCGCCAGTCGTACGGTGCCGGAGCAGTCGAGCACCGACCGGGTCAACGGTTATGACGACGTGACCTGA
- the tatA gene encoding Sec-independent protein translocase subunit TatA — protein sequence MFGRLGAPEIILILVVVILLFGAKKLPDMARSLGKSARILKSEAKAMKEEGSSTATPAGPPNNDEQPPAQRTIQAAPGDVTSSRPVTEPTDTTKR from the coding sequence ATGTTCGGAAGGCTCGGCGCCCCCGAGATCATTCTCATCCTCGTCGTCGTCATCCTGCTGTTCGGCGCCAAGAAGCTTCCCGACATGGCGCGCTCGCTCGGCAAGTCCGCTCGCATCCTCAAGAGCGAGGCCAAGGCGATGAAGGAAGAGGGCAGCAGCACGGCCACCCCGGCCGGCCCGCCCAACAACGACGAGCAGCCCCCGGCGCAGCGCACCATCCAGGCCGCCCCCGGCGACGTGACCAGTTCCCGCCCGGTCACCGAGCCGACGGACACGACCAAGCGCTGA
- a CDS encoding helix-turn-helix transcriptional regulator, giving the protein MAGKPVRPANAIDQTRRMLSLVTYLRERPGARIEDVARAFGITEDELVSDLDVLPMCGTSFRGGDLLDIDTDGERIWWHNPAALGAEAAEPLRLAADEATALLVAARAVSTLPGLREGDRQALLRATAKVEAAAGEAAGASARLSVTFESEGGVFADVDRAISERRRLWIRYYSPARDEVTEREIDPIRLVSVGHTYVEAWCRRSEARRTFRLDRVAEIRILDESSAPPEIELRDLSEGLVQPAAEDPEVVVEVGPGGRWVAEYYPHDSADELPDGGLRITLRTPEPASLRRLALRLGRDGRIVSPPDLADSARRAAREALAAYDGIEAQGAAGEPHAVLGERPRRQGDSQFDGREQEL; this is encoded by the coding sequence GTGGCAGGCAAACCGGTCAGGCCGGCGAACGCGATCGACCAGACCCGGCGGATGCTCTCCCTGGTGACGTATCTCAGGGAGCGCCCCGGCGCGCGGATCGAGGACGTGGCGCGCGCCTTCGGGATCACGGAGGACGAGCTGGTCTCGGACCTCGACGTGCTGCCCATGTGCGGCACCAGCTTCCGGGGCGGCGATCTCCTCGACATCGACACCGACGGCGAGCGCATCTGGTGGCACAACCCGGCGGCGCTCGGCGCGGAGGCCGCCGAGCCGCTGCGACTGGCCGCGGACGAGGCGACCGCGCTGCTGGTGGCGGCCCGGGCCGTGTCCACGCTGCCCGGTCTGCGGGAGGGCGACCGGCAGGCGCTGCTGCGGGCGACGGCGAAGGTGGAGGCCGCGGCAGGAGAGGCGGCGGGCGCGAGCGCGCGCCTGTCGGTGACGTTCGAGTCCGAGGGCGGGGTCTTCGCGGACGTCGACCGGGCGATCTCCGAGCGGCGCCGGCTGTGGATCCGCTACTACTCGCCGGCCCGTGACGAGGTCACCGAGCGCGAGATCGACCCCATCCGCCTCGTCAGCGTCGGGCACACGTACGTGGAGGCCTGGTGCCGCCGCTCGGAGGCCCGCCGCACCTTCCGGCTGGACCGGGTCGCCGAGATCAGGATCCTCGACGAGTCGTCCGCGCCGCCCGAGATCGAGCTGCGGGACCTGTCGGAGGGGCTGGTGCAGCCGGCCGCGGAGGATCCGGAGGTCGTCGTCGAGGTCGGGCCGGGCGGCCGCTGGGTCGCCGAGTATTACCCGCACGACAGCGCCGATGAGCTTCCGGACGGCGGACTGCGTATCACTCTGCGCACGCCCGAACCGGCCTCGCTCAGGCGGCTGGCCCTGCGACTGGGCCGCGACGGCCGGATCGTCTCGCCGCCGGACCTCGCCGACAGTGCCCGCCGGGCCGCCCGTGAGGCGCTGGCGGCGTACGACGGGATCGAGGCGCAGGGGGCGGCGGGCGAGCCGCACGCGGTGCTCGGCGAGCGGCCGCGGCGGCAGGGCGACAGTCAGTTCGACGGGCGGGAGCAGGAGCTTTGA
- a CDS encoding helix-turn-helix transcriptional regulator yields MAIAKAERLMNLALCLLGTRRPLSKRELRDSIEAYVETVRPGTGAAASDDSFNRMFERDKDDLRELGLVIETVESLDGEIGYLARRDSNRLPPITLDAEEAAALGLAAKVWQQARLAGAASGALQKLRAAGLPEDVDPYEAHGALEPRIPVHEAAFEPLMLACRDRRPVVFDYRKATAAHPEPRHVEPWALECWRGHWYLAGFDRDRGAERVFRLSRITGRVRSRGASFTAPVPDVVTVRETVASWAGETADRSALIRLRTGAGYPLRAKASAVRELGDGWDELKIPYGHGLDAWLVEFGPDVVVLDPAELRADVVDRLRAVAKG; encoded by the coding sequence ATGGCCATTGCCAAGGCCGAGCGGCTGATGAACCTGGCGCTGTGTCTGCTCGGGACGCGGCGGCCGCTCAGCAAGCGTGAGCTGCGCGATTCCATCGAGGCGTATGTCGAGACCGTCAGGCCGGGAACGGGTGCGGCGGCGTCGGACGACTCCTTCAACCGGATGTTCGAGCGGGACAAGGACGATCTGCGTGAGCTCGGCCTGGTCATCGAGACCGTGGAGAGCCTGGACGGCGAGATCGGCTACCTCGCGCGCCGCGACAGCAACCGGCTGCCGCCCATCACCCTCGACGCCGAGGAGGCCGCGGCCCTGGGCCTGGCCGCCAAGGTGTGGCAGCAGGCCCGGCTGGCGGGTGCCGCGAGCGGCGCCCTGCAGAAGCTGCGCGCGGCGGGGCTCCCCGAGGACGTCGACCCGTACGAGGCGCACGGCGCGCTGGAGCCCCGGATCCCCGTGCACGAGGCCGCGTTCGAACCGCTGATGCTGGCCTGCCGTGACCGCCGTCCCGTCGTGTTCGACTACCGCAAGGCCACCGCCGCGCACCCGGAGCCCCGGCATGTCGAGCCGTGGGCGTTGGAGTGCTGGCGCGGCCACTGGTATCTGGCCGGCTTCGACCGTGACCGGGGCGCCGAGCGCGTGTTCCGGTTGTCGCGGATCACCGGCCGGGTGCGCTCGCGCGGGGCGAGTTTCACCGCGCCGGTCCCGGACGTCGTCACCGTGCGGGAGACGGTCGCGAGCTGGGCGGGGGAGACCGCCGACCGCAGTGCGCTGATCCGGCTGCGGACGGGGGCCGGCTACCCCTTGCGGGCGAAGGCCAGTGCCGTGCGGGAACTCGGGGACGGCTGGGACGAGTTGAAGATTCCGTACGGGCACGGTCTGGACGCCTGGCTGGTGGAGTTCGGGCCGGACGTGGTGGTCCTGGACCCCGCCGAACTGCGGGCGGACGTCGTGGACCGGCTGCGGGCCGTGGCCAAGGGCTGA
- a CDS encoding FKBP-type peptidyl-prolyl cis-trans isomerase: MSIDKPEIDFPGGEPPADLEIKDIWEGDGEVAQAGQTVSVHYVGVAFSTGEEFDASWNRGTPFRFPLGGGRVIKGWDQGVQGMKVGGRRQLTIPAHLAYGNQSPTPAIKPGETLIFVVDLLGV; encoded by the coding sequence GTGAGCATTGACAAGCCCGAGATCGACTTCCCCGGCGGCGAGCCCCCGGCGGACCTCGAGATCAAGGACATCTGGGAGGGCGACGGCGAGGTTGCGCAGGCCGGTCAGACCGTCAGCGTCCACTACGTCGGTGTCGCCTTCAGCACCGGTGAGGAGTTCGACGCCAGCTGGAACCGTGGGACCCCGTTCCGCTTCCCGCTCGGTGGCGGCCGCGTCATCAAGGGCTGGGACCAGGGAGTGCAGGGCATGAAGGTCGGCGGCCGTCGCCAGCTGACCATCCCCGCGCACCTCGCCTACGGCAACCAGAGCCCGACCCCGGCGATCAAGCCCGGTGAGACGCTGATCTTCGTGGTGGACCTGCTCGGGGTCTGA
- a CDS encoding FKBP-type peptidyl-prolyl cis-trans isomerase — protein MRRRSLILAAVPAGLVTLSACGDDKSDSSKASDSASPSASATSAAPPPKIVDGPLPAITAGVKFGEKPTVAKGSGKPSDQLAVKTVIAGGGKTVAENDYIQANCLGQIWDSAKVLLNTYDTKKPLLTQLAQGATIDGWRYALTGKKTGSRVEFSVPPTWGFGKDGDEQTGIKGTDTLVFVFDIQDTFSAKSSAKGKDVPQSDAGVPKVGTNTDGKAPSIEIPKSAAPTKLVAKYVIEGDGAVLAADDTVLVQYKGVIWDTGKEFDSTYSRSALTSFSLQQVVKGWAQGLIGRKVGSRVVIVVPPSLGYGDNPPSGSGIEKDSTMVFAVDILAKV, from the coding sequence GTGCGCCGACGCTCACTCATCCTTGCCGCAGTTCCCGCGGGACTGGTCACTCTCTCCGCGTGCGGTGACGACAAGTCCGACTCGAGCAAGGCGAGCGACAGTGCGTCGCCCTCGGCCTCGGCCACGTCCGCCGCGCCTCCGCCGAAGATCGTCGACGGTCCGCTGCCGGCCATCACGGCGGGGGTGAAGTTCGGCGAGAAGCCGACGGTCGCCAAAGGCAGCGGGAAGCCTTCGGACCAGCTGGCGGTGAAGACGGTGATCGCGGGCGGCGGGAAGACGGTCGCGGAGAACGACTACATCCAGGCGAACTGTCTCGGCCAGATCTGGGACAGCGCGAAGGTCCTCCTCAACACCTACGACACCAAGAAGCCGCTGCTCACCCAGCTCGCGCAGGGTGCCACCATCGACGGCTGGCGCTATGCGCTGACGGGCAAGAAGACCGGCAGCCGGGTGGAGTTCTCCGTGCCGCCGACCTGGGGTTTCGGTAAGGACGGCGACGAACAGACAGGCATCAAGGGCACCGACACGCTGGTGTTCGTGTTCGACATCCAGGACACGTTCAGCGCGAAGAGTTCGGCCAAGGGCAAGGACGTCCCGCAGTCCGACGCCGGTGTGCCGAAGGTCGGCACGAACACCGATGGCAAGGCACCCTCGATCGAGATCCCCAAGTCGGCCGCGCCGACCAAGCTGGTGGCGAAGTACGTGATCGAGGGGGACGGTGCCGTTCTCGCTGCGGACGACACCGTGTTGGTGCAGTACAAGGGCGTCATCTGGGACACGGGCAAGGAGTTCGACTCGACGTACAGCCGTAGTGCGCTGACGTCGTTCTCGCTGCAGCAGGTGGTCAAGGGCTGGGCGCAGGGGCTCATCGGGAGGAAGGTGGGCAGCCGGGTCGTCATCGTCGTTCCGCCGTCGTTGGGTTACGGCGACAACCCTCCGAGTGGCAGCGGTATCGAGAAGGACTCCACGATGGTCTTCGCGGTGGACATCCTCGCCAAGGTGTGA